CCCATCCTGAGTCTGAGGGATGCAATTTCTGGTTTGGTCAGTAGGGGAATTCCCTGGAGTCCTGGGGACAAAGTCAGACCCTGGCCATGGCCGTGCGCCTCATGCAGCCCCATTGTGAtctatgatgaggatttttaggctgcttaattttaaaatggtttatgatgaggatttttaggcgggttacttttaaaactgcagatgagaagcaggctgcgaggactggaattttgcttgcccttttgagagacatttgcatttgtgaaggaagcgggggatgagcttgtagggacctgaaattggccaccccaaggtgTGACtttttggcatcgggattgttttgggctgattgcttttgataaactgggacagggaaggaggctctggggaatggaacttgcccttgttgggacacacttacatttgtaaggtaaatctctatctgtaaaaggtgcctccctctctgtaccaggaagaagaggagagatgaccttgtcgctagaaactcttaatggggaaggcaagaacttaagttggttgctgtctggcaatctcatgtaactggtttaggatGGTGGCGTCTaccctttctaacctttacttaatccgatttgattcttgtctaaaagtcatgggatcacccaatgaccagaccccacctgcactgataccattttaacttttttacatattctttgtcttgtaaagagatgactcacatacctatgccttaaatttagccttactctccacccaactttgcagcagcagcagaggcagcagaagcggcagcagcaacatgccggcagcagctctgcctgcccatgggtcctctccccatgccagcggcggcagcagcagctccccatgccagcagcatctctgactgcctgtgggtcctgtccccatgttattctactctctaaataaaagagcactactgccagatcttaagagtctaagaaatatttctttcgactcctcggctcaccgaccccgcatcatctacacacacagagacatacacacacaaggcCTCCCCACAACCCAGGTGCCATCTGGGTGGGGACCTAGCAGGCTGACACACACTTTCTGGGGAATCCCCCACGCACCCACCCACCTTCACGGAGTAGGCGAAGGCCACGAAGCCCAGGCAGCAGCACCAGTATGTGAAAAGCGTGTTGAACAGGGACCAGACGATGTGGTCGGGCACGGAGGTGTCACTGTGGATGTTGATCACGGTGGTCGTCACGGGAGCTGAGCTCCGGAGTGCCCCCAGCACGGACACCTCATGCTCCTCCTTGAGCATCTCATAGGTCGGGGGGACACCAGTGTGGGCGCCACTGACAAAGGTCTGGAAACTGCGGTTCATGGTGCCGGGATGGGGCGAGCTGTGGTCCGGAAGGCTGGATGGTGCTCAGTGGGCCCTGTCTTTCCCCAGTAGTTTCGGTTTCTCTGAAGTTTCCTTTTCCTGGCTTTGGGGAAATCGGGAATTGGCTGGGTACCAGGAGGACAGAACAAATGACTTGAGTGTCAAATTACACTAGGGCAGGGTTGGAGGAAGGGCTGTGGTCTAAGAGGGGCTTCCTGTCCCAGGCGATCAGGTCTGGTCCTGTCCCTACTGACCCGCCTCCTTCAGGGGTGTAGATGAGCCCTGGGGACTGGGAGCCATCTACCCTTTCCCGCAGCCCAGCCCCAAGCCTGCTGCAGAACCTCACTCTCCCCAGCCAGGGCCCCCACAAGGCCCTCATTCAGACTC
This sequence is a window from Equus caballus isolate H_3958 breed thoroughbred chromosome 12, TB-T2T, whole genome shotgun sequence. Protein-coding genes within it:
- the LOC100050719 gene encoding interferon-induced transmembrane protein 3 isoform X1; translated protein: MNRSFQTFVSGAHTGVPPTYEMLKEEHEVSVLGALRSSAPVTTTVINIHSDTSVPDHIVWSLFNTLFTYWCCCLGFVAFAYSVKSRDRKMEGDVTGAQSYASTAKCLNIAALVMGLLVIITFFIISCLWLTDLFPHILAIIMSSRDY
- the LOC100050719 gene encoding interferon-induced transmembrane protein 3 isoform X2 — its product is MNRSFQTFVSGAHTGVPPTYEMLKEEHEVSVLGALRSSAPVTTTVINIHSDTSVPDHIVWSLFNTLFTYWCCCLGFVAFAYSVKGPEDGGRRDWGPELCVHCQVPEHRCPGHGPPRDHYILHYFLPLAD